The sequence below is a genomic window from Micromonospora aurantiaca ATCC 27029.
GGCGCTGCCGGTGGCGGTGTGGCTGGTGCTCAGTTACGCGACGCCGCTGGCCGTGCCGGCGAGCGACTGGGGGCGGACCGTCAAGCCGGTCGAGCTGGCCGTCACGCTGCTGGTGGCCTTCGCGGTGAACGCGCTGCTGGAGGAGGTCTTCTACCGGCGGTGGCTGCAGACCCGATGGGAGTCGCTGCTGGGACGCTGGCCGGCGATCGTGCTCGCGTCGCTGGTGTGGGCGGCCTGGCACGTGGCCATCCAGGGCAGCGGCCGGCCCGCCGTCGACCTGGCGTCGGTGATCGTGAACCAGGGGGTCGCCGGGCTGTTCCTCGGCTACCTGTGGTCGCGGTACCGCCGGATGTGGCCGCTGCTCGTGGTGCACGGCGCGGTCAACGCGATGCCCGTCCTGCTCGGCCTCTGACTTGACCCTGCCGCCGGCGGCACTGTCGGACGATGCCGGCATGGAACGCCGCACGCCACGCGTCGCCGTGGTCACCGGTGCGGGCACCGGCATCGGCCGGGCCACCGCACATGCCTTCGCCACCGCCGGGTACGCCGTCGTCGCGGTCGGACGGCGCGCCGCGCCGCTGTCGGACACCGCCGCCGGCTGGCCGGACATCACCCCGCTGACCGCCGACGTCACCGCGCCCGACGGTCCCGGCCGGATCGTCGGCGCCGCGCTCGACCGGTACGGCCGCCTGGACGTCCTGGTCAACAACGCCGGAGTGGCCGGCGGCGGGCCGCTGGCGGACCTGGACGAGGACGCCGCCCGGCGGCAACTGGAGACGAACCTCCTCGCACCCGTTCGGCTGGCGCACGCCGCCGTCGAGGCGCTCGCCGCGACACGCGGCGTGCTGGTCAACGTCACCACGTCCGTCGGCCTGCGCGCCTGGCCGGGCAGTTCGGTGTACGCGGCCGGCAAGGCCGCGCTGGACTCGCTGACCCGCAGCTGGGCGGTGGAACTCGCGCCGCGCGGCGTCCGGGTGGTGGCCGTGGCGCCCGGCGCGATCGACACCCCGATCGGCGTGCACAGTGGCCTGTCCCCCGAACGGCGGGCGGCGGTGCGGGACTGGCAACTCGCGCACACCCCGGCGGGCCGGATCGGCCGCCCGGAGGACGTAGCCTGGGCGATCCGGCGGCTCTGCGAGCCGGAGGCGGGCTTCGTCACCGGCGTGGTGCTGCCGGTGGACGGGGGCGCGGTGGTCGCGTGAGAGGACGGTGACGGCGGTGCGGATCGGCGCGGTGGCGAAGGCGACGGGCTGCACGCCGCGTGCCCTGCGGCACTACGAGGAACACGGTCTCATCGCCTCGGCCCGGGCGGCGAACGGCTACCGCGAGTACGACGACGCGGTGGTCACCCGGGTCCGCAACATCCGTCACCTGCTCGACGCCGGGCTGACGCTCGACGACGTGCGGGTCTTCCTGCCCTGCCTGGACGGGGACGTGGCGTCCGCGCCGCCGTCTCCGGCCGGGCTGCGGGTCGGCCGGGAGCGGCTGGCCGTGCTGGACGCCCGGATCGCCGCCCAGGTGGCCGTCCGCGACCGCCTGGCCGCCGCCCTCCAGGCTGCCGCCCCTGCGCCCCCGCCCCTCCTCTCGCCGCCGCCTCCTCGTGTGCGGGACGGGTGAGCGGGCGGGTGGTGGCCGGCGCGGGTGGGGCGGCGGTGGGGTCAGTGGTCGGCGCTGTTCCAGTCGTGGCCCTCGCCCACCGACACCTCCAGCGGCACCGACAGCGGGTACGCCTCACCCATCTGCTTGCGCACCAACGCCTCCAGCGTCTCGCGCTCGCCCGGGGCGACCTCGAAGACCAGCTCGTCGTGCACCTGCAGCAGCATCCGGGACCGCAGCCCGGCGTCGCGCAGCGCGCTGTCAACGTGCAGCATCGCGACCTTGATGATGTCGGCCGCCGAACCCTGGATCGGGGCGTTGAGCGCCATCCGCTCGGCCATCTCGCGGCGCTGCCGGTTGTCGCTGACCAGGTCGGGCAGGTAGCGGCGGCGGCCCAGGATGGTGGAGGTGTAGCCGTCCTGGCGGGCGCGGGCCACCACCTCCTGGAGGTAGTCGCGGACCCCGCCGAACCCGGCGAAGTAGTTCTCCATCAGCCCGCGCGCCTCCTCGGCGCTGATGCCGAGCTGCTGGGACAGGCCGAACGCGCTGAGCCCGTACGCCAGGCCGTAGTTCATGGCCTTGATCTTGCGGCGCTGGTCGGCGGTCACGTCGCCGACCTCAACAGTGAAGACCGAGGACGCGGTGGCGGCGTGGAAGTCGTGCCCGGAGTTGAACGCCTCGATCAGCGCGTCGTCCGAGGACAGATGCGCCATGATCCGCATCTCGATCTGGCTGTAGTCGGCGGTGAGCAGGCACTCGTAGCCCTCGCCGACCACGAACGCGCGCCGGATCCGCCGCCCCTCCTCGGTGCGGATCGGGATGTTCTGCAGGTTCGGCTCGGTGGAGGACAGCCGCCCGGTCGCCGCCACGGTCTGGTTGAACGTGGTGTGGATGCGGCCGTCGTCGGAGACGGACTTGAGCAGCCCGTCGACAGTCGACTTGAGCTTCGCGACGTCACGATGCCGCAGCAGGTGGTGCAGAAGCGGGTGCTCGGTCTGCGCGAACAGCCACTGGAGCGCGTCGGCGTCGGTGGTGTAGCCGGTCTTGATCCGCTTGGTCTTGGGCAGGCCCAGCTCGGTGAAGAGGATCTCCTGCAACTGCTTCGGCGACCCGAGGTTGAACTCCCGGCCGACCACCTCGTACGCGCCCTGGGCGGCGGCCTTCACCTCGGCGGCGAAGTGCGCCTCCAGCTCGGAGAGGTAGTCGGTGTCGGCGGCGATGCCGGTGCGCTCCATGGTGGCGAGCACCCGCATCAGCGGCAGCTCCACGCCGGCCATCAGCCGGGCCGACTGCTCGCCGTCGCGGGACAGCTCGGCGTCGATCGCGTCGGCCAGGTCGAGCGTGGCGCGGGCCTGGAGCATGAGGTTCTGCTCGGCCACGCCCTCGTCGCCGAGCCCGTCGAGAGTGAGCTGACCGGTCTCCGGCGCGTCGACGCGCAGCTCCCGGTGCAGGTAGCGCAGCGCCAGGTCGGTCAGGTCGTAGGAGCGCTGGTCGGGGCGGGCCAGGTAGGCGGCGATCTGCGTGTCGCGGGCGATGCCGTGCAGCTCCCAGCCGTGCGCGGCGAACGCCAGCACCGCCGGCTTGCTGTCGTGCAGCACCTTCGGGCGCTCCGCGTCGGCCAGCCACCCGGCCAGCGCGGCCTCGTCGTCGGCGTCCAGCCGGCTCGGGTCGAACCAGGCGCCCGCGCCGGCGGCGGTGGCCAGCGCCATCGCGGTGACCGTGGCGGTGTGCCGGCGGTTGGGGCCGGTGTCGAGCGTGACCGCCAGGCCGACCGGTGCGCCCGCCGGGGCGTGCGTGCCGAGCCAGCCCGCGAGCGCGCCCGGCTCGGTGAGCACCTCGCCTGCGAGATCGAAGCCCGCCTCGGCCTCCGGCTCGACCGCTTCCAGGTATTGGTAGAGCCGGTCACGCAGGATGCGGAACTGAAGCGTGTCGAAGACCTGGTGCACCGCTTCGCGGTCCCAGCCCTGCCAGCGGGCGTCCTCGGGGCGGACCGGCAGCTCCAGGTCGGAGACCAGGCAGTTGATCTCGTAGTTGCGGATCACGTCGGCCAGCCGCTCGCGCAGGCTGTCGCCGGCCTTGCCCTTGATCTCGTCGGCGCGGGCCACCACGCCCTCGACGCCGCCGTACAGGTTGATCCACTTGGCGGCGGTCTTCGGGCCGACGCCGGGCACGCCCGGCAGGTTGTCGCTGGTCTCGCCGACCAGCGCGGCCAGGTCGCGGTAGCGGTCCGGGGTGACGCCGTACTTCGCCTCGACCGCGGCCGGGTCCATCCGGGCCAGGTCGGAGACGCCCTTGCGCGGGTAGAGCACCGTCACCCGCTCGCCGACGAGCTGGAACGCGTCCCGGTCGCCGGTGGTGATCAGCACGTCCATGCCCTGGTCGCGGGCCTGGCAGGCGAGCGTGGCGATGACGTCGTCGGCCTCGTAGCCCTCCTTCTCGACCACCGGCACGCGCAGCGCGGCGAGGACCTCCTTGACCAGGCTGACCTGGCCCTTGAAGTCGGTCGGGGTCTCGCTGCGGCCGGCCTTGTACTCCGCGTACCTGTCGGTGCGGAAGGAGCGGCGGGAGACGTCGAACGCCACGACGATGTGCGTCGGCTGCTCGTCGCGCAGCACGTTGATCAGCATCGAGGTGAAGCCGTAGACGGCGTTCGTCGGCTGCCCCGTGGTGGTGGAGAAGTTCTCCACAGGCAGGGCGAAGAACGCCCGATATGCCAGGGAATGTCCGTCGACGAGGAGCAGGCGCGGCGTCGTAGCTGTCACGGCTGCGACTCTAGTCCGTACGCCCGACAACCTCGTGCAGCACGGCTGGTAGAGAGCCTAAGCAGGTCAACCAGTCTCACCACCGACCGCGCTTGCCTCCACAACCGCAGGTGCGCATTACTTCAAAGGGACGAGTTCAGAACCACCAAAATGGGCGAATGACTTCCGCCAGCAATTATCACGGATAAGGAGATATGTCAATGCTTGATAATATTCAATGCGCAAATTAGCTAACGTTCATGAAGGTCAAGATTGCGGCCACAGCGGCCACTGCAGCGCTCGCAGCTACCGGCCTGATGGGTGTCACTACTGAAAGCGCGTCCGCCGATCCGGGACATTGTTGGGTGTCAGGGGCGATCGCAGATGCCAACCCATACGCCCTTTACCAGATCCGGAACAAGTGCGGAAGCTCCATCCGAGTCCGAATCGTCTGGCAGTACGAGACCACAGGAGCGACACGAAAGGGTTCCTGTAAAACGATTCCGGCCTATGGTGACGCATGGTGGAGCGACACCTGGGCCTTCCGGTACTTCTGGGCAGAAAACTGCTAACTAGGCATTGGAGACGACTCCAGGAGGGAATAGGCAATTGGGGAACGGCAAGGCTGTAATAGCGGCCGCCGCAATGACGGCATCGCTCATCGCCATTCCAATGGGCGCAAGCCCGGCAAAAGCTGATCCTGGCACCTGCGGGATCCGCCATGACTTCGGCACCAGCCAGGACGGCATCTATCAGTACATAGTACGTAACCAGTGCTCGCGCGTCGTCAATATGAAGATCCGCACCCAGGGGCACTGGCTATATTGCAAACCCGTGCCCGCCAACGGCTACGCTGGATGGGTGAGCATCTATTTCGACAATAATTGGATCATCGGCTACTGCTGATCGGTGCAGGCAGGTACTCCGGATTTCACCGGCGCGGGGAGCGCCTGCCTGCACCTCCAAACCTCCCTACAGAACCTTGGCCAGGAACGCCTTGGTCCGCTCGTGCTGCGGCGCCGAGATCACCTCGCGCGGGTCGCCCTGCTCGACCACCACGCCGCCGTCCATGAACACGAGATGGTCACCCACCTCCCGGGCGAAGCCGATCTCGTGGGTCACCACGATCATCGTCATGCCGTCGCGGGCCAGGTTCTTCATCGTGTCCAGCACCTCGCCCACCAGCTCCGGGTCGAGCGCGCTGGTCGGCTCGTCGAACAGCATCAGCTTCGGCCGCATGGCCAGCGCCCGGGCGATCGCCACCCGCTGCTGCTGGCCGCCGGAGAGCTGACCGGGGTACGCGCCGAGCTTGTCGCCCAGCCCCACCCGGTCCAGCAGCTGCGCGGCGTGTTCCCGGGCCTGCGCCTTCTTCGCCTGGCGCAGCAGCACCGGCGCCTCCATGACGTTCTGCAGCACCGTCATGTGCGGGAACAGGTTGAACCGCTGGAACACCATGCCGATGGCACGGCGCTGCGCGGCGACCTCCTTGTCCCGCATCTCGTACAGCTTGCCGCCGCGCTCCCGGTAGCCGATCAGATCGCCGTCCACCCAGATCCGGCCGGCGTCGATCTTCTCCAGGTGGTTGATGCAGCGCAGGAACGTCGACTTGCCGGAGCCGGAGGGCCCGAGCAGGCAGCACACCTCGCCGGAGCGGACCTCCAGGTCGATGCCCTTGAGCACCTCCAGCGGCCCGAACGACTTGTGCACCTGCTCGGCCCGCACCATCAGCCCGGACTCGGCGCTCGGCGCGGTGCCCTGCGCGGGTACGGTCAGCTCGGTCACTTCACCACCCCCGCGCCGCCGCCGGCCTCAGCCGTCATCCCCCGCAGCTTCAGCCGGGCCCGTCCGGTCACGCCGTAGCCCTTGCCGAAGTGGCGTTCCAGGTAGTACTGCCCGACGAGCAGGATGCTGGTCAGGAA
It includes:
- a CDS encoding SDR family NAD(P)-dependent oxidoreductase, with protein sequence MERRTPRVAVVTGAGTGIGRATAHAFATAGYAVVAVGRRAAPLSDTAAGWPDITPLTADVTAPDGPGRIVGAALDRYGRLDVLVNNAGVAGGGPLADLDEDAARRQLETNLLAPVRLAHAAVEALAATRGVLVNVTTSVGLRAWPGSSVYAAGKAALDSLTRSWAVELAPRGVRVVAVAPGAIDTPIGVHSGLSPERRAAVRDWQLAHTPAGRIGRPEDVAWAIRRLCEPEAGFVTGVVLPVDGGAVVA
- a CDS encoding MerR family transcriptional regulator; translation: MTAVRIGAVAKATGCTPRALRHYEEHGLIASARAANGYREYDDAVVTRVRNIRHLLDAGLTLDDVRVFLPCLDGDVASAPPSPAGLRVGRERLAVLDARIAAQVAVRDRLAAALQAAAPAPPPLLSPPPPRVRDG
- the polA gene encoding DNA polymerase I, with the translated sequence MTATTPRLLLVDGHSLAYRAFFALPVENFSTTTGQPTNAVYGFTSMLINVLRDEQPTHIVVAFDVSRRSFRTDRYAEYKAGRSETPTDFKGQVSLVKEVLAALRVPVVEKEGYEADDVIATLACQARDQGMDVLITTGDRDAFQLVGERVTVLYPRKGVSDLARMDPAAVEAKYGVTPDRYRDLAALVGETSDNLPGVPGVGPKTAAKWINLYGGVEGVVARADEIKGKAGDSLRERLADVIRNYEINCLVSDLELPVRPEDARWQGWDREAVHQVFDTLQFRILRDRLYQYLEAVEPEAEAGFDLAGEVLTEPGALAGWLGTHAPAGAPVGLAVTLDTGPNRRHTATVTAMALATAAGAGAWFDPSRLDADDEAALAGWLADAERPKVLHDSKPAVLAFAAHGWELHGIARDTQIAAYLARPDQRSYDLTDLALRYLHRELRVDAPETGQLTLDGLGDEGVAEQNLMLQARATLDLADAIDAELSRDGEQSARLMAGVELPLMRVLATMERTGIAADTDYLSELEAHFAAEVKAAAQGAYEVVGREFNLGSPKQLQEILFTELGLPKTKRIKTGYTTDADALQWLFAQTEHPLLHHLLRHRDVAKLKSTVDGLLKSVSDDGRIHTTFNQTVAATGRLSSTEPNLQNIPIRTEEGRRIRRAFVVGEGYECLLTADYSQIEMRIMAHLSSDDALIEAFNSGHDFHAATASSVFTVEVGDVTADQRRKIKAMNYGLAYGLSAFGLSQQLGISAEEARGLMENYFAGFGGVRDYLQEVVARARQDGYTSTILGRRRYLPDLVSDNRQRREMAERMALNAPIQGSAADIIKVAMLHVDSALRDAGLRSRMLLQVHDELVFEVAPGERETLEALVRKQMGEAYPLSVPLEVSVGEGHDWNSADH
- a CDS encoding amino acid ABC transporter ATP-binding protein → MVRAEQVHKSFGPLEVLKGIDLEVRSGEVCCLLGPSGSGKSTFLRCINHLEKIDAGRIWVDGDLIGYRERGGKLYEMRDKEVAAQRRAIGMVFQRFNLFPHMTVLQNVMEAPVLLRQAKKAQAREHAAQLLDRVGLGDKLGAYPGQLSGGQQQRVAIARALAMRPKLMLFDEPTSALDPELVGEVLDTMKNLARDGMTMIVVTHEIGFAREVGDHLVFMDGGVVVEQGDPREVISAPQHERTKAFLAKVL